The following are from one region of the Vitis riparia cultivar Riparia Gloire de Montpellier isolate 1030 chromosome 14, EGFV_Vit.rip_1.0, whole genome shotgun sequence genome:
- the LOC117930007 gene encoding probable disease resistance protein At4g27220 isoform X2: MEEIVVTIAAKVAEYLVAPIGRSFGYLFNYRSNIDDLRQQVEKLGDARARLERSVDEAIRNGDEIEADVDKWLLRVSGFMEEAGKFFEAEKKANQSCFNGSCPNLKSQYQLSREAKKRARVVAEIQGDGKFERVSYRAPLPGIGSAPFKGHEALESRMTTLDEIMEALRDAHVNIIGVWGMAGVGKTTLMKQVAKQAEEEKLFDKVLMAYISSTPELKKIQGELADMLGLKFEEESEMGRAARLCERLKKVKKILMILDDIWTELDLEKVGIPFRDDHKGCKMVLTSRNKHVLSNEMGTQKDFPVEHLQEEEALILFKKMAGDSIEEPDLQSIATDIAKECAGLPIAIVTVAKALKNKGLSIWEDALRQLKRSIPTKIKGMDAMVYSTLQLSYKHLEGDEVKSLFLLCGLMSNKIYIDDLLKYGMGLRLFQGTNTLEEAKNRIDTLVDSLKASKLLLDTGHNSFVRMHDVVRDVAIAIVSKVHHVFSLREDELAEWPKMDELQTCTKISLAYNDICELPIGLVMSGAGIKIVQPQKH, translated from the exons ATGGAGGAAATTGTTGTTACGATTGCAGCAAAAGTTGCAGAGTACCTGGTTGCTCCAATTGGACGTTCATTTGGCTATCTGTTTAACTACCGCAGCAACATTGATGATCTCAGGCAACAAGTTGAAAAGCTGGGGGATGCCAGGGCTAGGTTGGAGCGATCTGTAGATGAAGCTATTAGGAATGGGGATGAAATTGAAGCTGATGTTGACAAGTGGCTTTTGCGTGTTAGTGGGTTCATGGAAGAGGCTGGCAAATTTTTTGAGGCTGAGAAGAAAGCAAACCAGAGCTGTTTCAATGGGTCCTGTCCAAATTTGAAGTCACAATACCAACTGAGCAGGGAAGCGAAGAAGAGGGCAAGGGTTGTTGCTGAAATCCAAGGAGATGGAAAATTTGAGAGGGTATCATATCGTGCTCCTCTGCCAGGGATAGGATCTGCGCCTTTCAAAGGTCATGAAGCTTTAGAATCAAGAATGACTACTTTGGATGAAATTATGGAGGCCTTGAGGGATGCTCATGTCAATATCATTGGGGTATGGGGAATGGCTGGTGTGGGGAAGACCACACTGATGAAACAAGTAGCTAAACAAGCTGAAGAAGAGAAGTTATTTGATAAGGTGCTTATGGCTTATATATCTTCCACTCctgagttgaaaaaaattcaaggtGAACTTGCAGACATGcttggtttgaaatttgaggAGGAGAGTGAAATGGGAAGAGCGGCTCGACTATGTGAGAGGTTGAAGAAAGTGAAGAAGATCCTCATgattttggatgatatttggaCTGAACTCGATCTGGAGAAAGTGGGAATTCCTTTTAGAGATGATCATAAGGGATGTAAAATGGTGCTCACCTCTAGAAATAAACATGTATTGTCCAATGAGATGGGTACTCAAAAGGATTTCCCTGTTGAACATTTACAAGAGGAAGAagcattgattttatttaagaagATGGCTGGTGATTCCATTGAGGAGCCAGATTTGCAATCCATAGCAACTGATATAGCAAAAGAATGTGCGGGTTTGCCAATTGCAATCGTAACAGTGGCAAAGGCATTAAAAAACAAGGGTTTGTCTATATGGGAGGATGCCTTGCGACAACTAAAGAGGTCTATTCCAACAAAAATTAAAGGAATGGATGCAATGGTATACTCAACTTTGCAGTTGAGTTACAAACACTTGGAGGGTGATGAAGTTAAGTCCTTGTTCTTACTTTGTGGTTTAATGTCTAATAAGATTTATATTGATGATTTATTGAAATATGGTATGGGTCTGCGATTGTTTCAAGGAACTAATACATTGGAAGAGGCAAAAAATAGAATTGATACATTGGTCGATAGCCTCAAAGCTTCAAAGCTGCTACTAGACACTGGCCACAATTCATTTGTTAGAATGCATGATGTTGTTCGTGATGTTGCCATAGCAATTGTATCCAAGGTCCATCATGTATTTTCTCTGCGAGAAGATGAATTGGCAGAGTGGCCAAAGATGGATGAACTCCAAACCTGCACCAAGATCTCTCTGGCTTACAATGATATTTGTGAGCTTCCTATAGGATTG gtGATGTCTGGAGCTGGGATAAAAATTGTCCAACCACAAAAACATTGA
- the LOC117930007 gene encoding probable disease resistance protein At4g27220 isoform X1 produces the protein MEEIVVTIAAKVAEYLVAPIGRSFGYLFNYRSNIDDLRQQVEKLGDARARLERSVDEAIRNGDEIEADVDKWLLRVSGFMEEAGKFFEAEKKANQSCFNGSCPNLKSQYQLSREAKKRARVVAEIQGDGKFERVSYRAPLPGIGSAPFKGHEALESRMTTLDEIMEALRDAHVNIIGVWGMAGVGKTTLMKQVAKQAEEEKLFDKVLMAYISSTPELKKIQGELADMLGLKFEEESEMGRAARLCERLKKVKKILMILDDIWTELDLEKVGIPFRDDHKGCKMVLTSRNKHVLSNEMGTQKDFPVEHLQEEEALILFKKMAGDSIEEPDLQSIATDIAKECAGLPIAIVTVAKALKNKGLSIWEDALRQLKRSIPTKIKGMDAMVYSTLQLSYKHLEGDEVKSLFLLCGLMSNKIYIDDLLKYGMGLRLFQGTNTLEEAKNRIDTLVDSLKASKLLLDTGHNSFVRMHDVVRDVAIAIVSKVHHVFSLREDELAEWPKMDELQTCTKISLAYNDICELPIGLVCPELELFLFYHTIDYHLKIPETFFEGIKKLKVLDLSNMHFTSLPSSLHCLTNLQRLSLNWCKLGDISIIVELKKLEFLSFMGSNIEK, from the coding sequence ATGGAGGAAATTGTTGTTACGATTGCAGCAAAAGTTGCAGAGTACCTGGTTGCTCCAATTGGACGTTCATTTGGCTATCTGTTTAACTACCGCAGCAACATTGATGATCTCAGGCAACAAGTTGAAAAGCTGGGGGATGCCAGGGCTAGGTTGGAGCGATCTGTAGATGAAGCTATTAGGAATGGGGATGAAATTGAAGCTGATGTTGACAAGTGGCTTTTGCGTGTTAGTGGGTTCATGGAAGAGGCTGGCAAATTTTTTGAGGCTGAGAAGAAAGCAAACCAGAGCTGTTTCAATGGGTCCTGTCCAAATTTGAAGTCACAATACCAACTGAGCAGGGAAGCGAAGAAGAGGGCAAGGGTTGTTGCTGAAATCCAAGGAGATGGAAAATTTGAGAGGGTATCATATCGTGCTCCTCTGCCAGGGATAGGATCTGCGCCTTTCAAAGGTCATGAAGCTTTAGAATCAAGAATGACTACTTTGGATGAAATTATGGAGGCCTTGAGGGATGCTCATGTCAATATCATTGGGGTATGGGGAATGGCTGGTGTGGGGAAGACCACACTGATGAAACAAGTAGCTAAACAAGCTGAAGAAGAGAAGTTATTTGATAAGGTGCTTATGGCTTATATATCTTCCACTCctgagttgaaaaaaattcaaggtGAACTTGCAGACATGcttggtttgaaatttgaggAGGAGAGTGAAATGGGAAGAGCGGCTCGACTATGTGAGAGGTTGAAGAAAGTGAAGAAGATCCTCATgattttggatgatatttggaCTGAACTCGATCTGGAGAAAGTGGGAATTCCTTTTAGAGATGATCATAAGGGATGTAAAATGGTGCTCACCTCTAGAAATAAACATGTATTGTCCAATGAGATGGGTACTCAAAAGGATTTCCCTGTTGAACATTTACAAGAGGAAGAagcattgattttatttaagaagATGGCTGGTGATTCCATTGAGGAGCCAGATTTGCAATCCATAGCAACTGATATAGCAAAAGAATGTGCGGGTTTGCCAATTGCAATCGTAACAGTGGCAAAGGCATTAAAAAACAAGGGTTTGTCTATATGGGAGGATGCCTTGCGACAACTAAAGAGGTCTATTCCAACAAAAATTAAAGGAATGGATGCAATGGTATACTCAACTTTGCAGTTGAGTTACAAACACTTGGAGGGTGATGAAGTTAAGTCCTTGTTCTTACTTTGTGGTTTAATGTCTAATAAGATTTATATTGATGATTTATTGAAATATGGTATGGGTCTGCGATTGTTTCAAGGAACTAATACATTGGAAGAGGCAAAAAATAGAATTGATACATTGGTCGATAGCCTCAAAGCTTCAAAGCTGCTACTAGACACTGGCCACAATTCATTTGTTAGAATGCATGATGTTGTTCGTGATGTTGCCATAGCAATTGTATCCAAGGTCCATCATGTATTTTCTCTGCGAGAAGATGAATTGGCAGAGTGGCCAAAGATGGATGAACTCCAAACCTGCACCAAGATCTCTCTGGCTTACAATGATATTTGTGAGCTTCCTATAGGATTGGTATGTCCGGAACTTGAACTCTTTTTATTCTATCACACCATTGATTATCATCTGAAAATCCCAGAGACATTTTTTGAAGGGataaaaaaactcaaagttTTAGACCTTTCTAATATGCATTTTACATCACTACCTTCATCACTCCATTGCCTTACAAATCTTCAAAGATTGAGTTTGAATTGGTGCAAGTTAGGAGACATCTCGATAATTGTAGAGCTAAAGAAACTAGAATTTCTTAGCTTTATGGGTTCGAATATTGAAAAGTAG
- the LOC117929733 gene encoding uncharacterized protein LOC117929733 isoform X1 codes for MTERNSWNYRNPCLTMHQPWASLLVYGIKRIEGRSWPAPIRGRLWIHAASKVPDEATVKAMEEFYKEIYAVDGIYDLKFPENYPVSRLLGCVQVVGCSKREELACWKEVSEGVRLEVLTDFCWLCEQPQKLLVPFEMRGNQGVYDLERKIYEAAVRGLAPVESPLPIKFPLPNPRNPFSLKPGSIFARFPESKATEMEKSSTLSSAIAGAQAAATQFSKKDQSSHNDAIQNRNIINAKRIGQFESKSWENNKSPAGNFNKGSNRGTQLFVKQGQSSYSEHDGRISSHNQLPRAGSNQHLRPPSKIFTDAMRELRLS; via the exons ATGACAGAAAGAAACTCCTGGAATTATAGAAACCCATGTTTGACCATGCACCAACCCTGGGCTTCACTGCTTGTTTATGGTATCAAGCGAATTGAGGGAAGGTCTTGGCCTGCTCCTATTAGAG GCCGACTTTGGATTCATGCTGCTAGTAAGGTTCCTGATGAAGCTACAGTTAAAGCGATGGAGGAGTTCTACAAGGAAATATATGCAGTGGATGGGATTTATGATCTCAAGTTCCCAGAAAATTATCCTGTTTCACGACTTCTAG GTTGTGTTCAAGTGGTTGGCTGTTCTAAACGTGAAGAACTAGCATGCTGGAAGGAGGTATCTGAAGGG GTGAGGCTGGAGGTACTAACAGATTTTTGCTGGCTTTGTGAACAGCCGCAG AAATTATTAGTTCCATTTGAGATGCGAGGCAACCAAGGTGTCTATGACTTGGAAAGGAAG ATATATGAGGCTGCAGTTAGAGGTCTTGCTCCTGTTGAAAGTCCACTGCCTATAAAGTTCCCGCTTCCAAATCCACGCAATCCTTTTTCCTTGAAGCCAGGATCTATTTTTGCACGATTTCCTGAATCTAAAGCAACTGAAATGGAGAAATCGTCAACTCTCAGTTCAGCCATAGCTGGTGCACAAGCAGCAGCTACGCAATTCTCAAAGAAGGACCAGAGTTCCCACAATGATGCCATCCAGaatagaaatataattaatgCCAAGAGAATAGGTCAATTTGAGAGTAAATCTTGGGAGAACAATAAATCACCAGCTGGAAACTTTAATAAAGGATCTAATAGAGGGACTCAGTTATTTGTTAAACAAGGGCAAAGCAGTTACTCTGAGCATGATGGAAGAATCAGTAGTCACAACCAGCTTCCTCGTGCAGGTTCAAATCAGCATCTGAGGCCTCCTTCTAAG
- the LOC117929733 gene encoding uncharacterized protein LOC117929733 isoform X2: MEEFYKEIYAVDGIYDLKFPENYPVSRLLGCVQVVGCSKREELACWKEVSEGVRLEVLTDFCWLCEQPQKLLVPFEMRGNQGVYDLERKIYEAAVRGLAPVESPLPIKFPLPNPRNPFSLKPGSIFARFPESKATEMEKSSTLSSAIAGAQAAATQFSKKDQSSHNDAIQNRNIINAKRIGQFESKSWENNKSPAGNFNKGSNRGTQLFVKQGQSSYSEHDGRISSHNQLPRAGSNQHLRPPSKIFTDAMRELRLS, translated from the exons ATGGAGGAGTTCTACAAGGAAATATATGCAGTGGATGGGATTTATGATCTCAAGTTCCCAGAAAATTATCCTGTTTCACGACTTCTAG GTTGTGTTCAAGTGGTTGGCTGTTCTAAACGTGAAGAACTAGCATGCTGGAAGGAGGTATCTGAAGGG GTGAGGCTGGAGGTACTAACAGATTTTTGCTGGCTTTGTGAACAGCCGCAG AAATTATTAGTTCCATTTGAGATGCGAGGCAACCAAGGTGTCTATGACTTGGAAAGGAAG ATATATGAGGCTGCAGTTAGAGGTCTTGCTCCTGTTGAAAGTCCACTGCCTATAAAGTTCCCGCTTCCAAATCCACGCAATCCTTTTTCCTTGAAGCCAGGATCTATTTTTGCACGATTTCCTGAATCTAAAGCAACTGAAATGGAGAAATCGTCAACTCTCAGTTCAGCCATAGCTGGTGCACAAGCAGCAGCTACGCAATTCTCAAAGAAGGACCAGAGTTCCCACAATGATGCCATCCAGaatagaaatataattaatgCCAAGAGAATAGGTCAATTTGAGAGTAAATCTTGGGAGAACAATAAATCACCAGCTGGAAACTTTAATAAAGGATCTAATAGAGGGACTCAGTTATTTGTTAAACAAGGGCAAAGCAGTTACTCTGAGCATGATGGAAGAATCAGTAGTCACAACCAGCTTCCTCGTGCAGGTTCAAATCAGCATCTGAGGCCTCCTTCTAAG